Genomic DNA from Mycobacteroides chelonae CCUG 47445:
CGGCGTCGATGCCAACCTTGCGATCCGTGAAGACCTGCTGCACAAGGTGATTGACGTCTGCAATCCGGGTGACTTCTTCTGCGACCCGCAGGGCGGGGACATCGTCTCGCACACCACCTACGCGAAGGACAAACTCACCGACGGCGCGGCCGAGACCGTGGTCCAGCGCCTGGTCGCAGCACTGGGGAATCGCTGCCCGGGCGGCGAGCCATCGGGCGCCTCCACCACTTGCGCGCCCAGCGCGTAACAGGAGGCAGGCGCCCCGTTTCGCCGGTTCCGGCATGCAGGGACGGCCCGACGCAGAACAATCAAACCACCCCAACCACGACATTGCGTGGGTTGTAGCCACATGTGTACAGTCGTGGATGGCCATGCTGTAGACAAATGACTACAGCGGCAGGAGCGGAGGGTGACGAGCGCATGAGCAGCGATATTCGCGTGGTGGAGCCGGGCGAGTACACCTCACCCGCACGTCCACCGGAGATCGAAGGCATCCCCTGCGCCGACGGAAGACCACTGCCACCCGGCCCGGTGCCGGGCCGCCCCTATGCGCTGCCCGCAGATCTCCTCGTCGAGGAGTTCGGACCGCTCTTCTATGCCGATTTCGGGGTTTCGCGCCGGCTGTATGCCTGCTCGCTGGCACTGGTCGAGGAGCTATGCGACGAGAGCCGGTTCATCAAGGGCATCACCGACCGGCTGGACCGATTCCGTCCACTCGCGGGCGATGGATTGTTCACCGCCTACCCGGGCGAGCCGAACTGGCAGAAGGCCCACGATGTTCTGTTGCCCGGCTTCAGCTTCAGCGGTCTGCGCAACTACCACCCGGCCATGCTCGATATCAATCGTCAGCTCCTTGCCCGGTGGGACGCGAGCGCCGGCGAGCATCTTGTGGACGTGGCCGAGGATCTGGGCAAGCTCGCCATGGATACGGTCGGGCTGGCCGGGTTCGGGGCGAGGTTCGACTCTTACCAGCGGGAGGGACTTGCGGCTATTCCGGCGAGCTTCGCCGTCGCACTGCACCAGATGCTGGCTCCCGGAGGCGAGAACAGCGACCTGTTCGCGGCCGAACAGCAGAAGCTGCACACCTTCATCGATGAGCTCATCGCCCGGCACGACGACGGTGCGGACGAGCACGAGAACCTGCTCGGACTCATGCTCGCGCCCGGCACCCCGCAGACCCCGGCACTGGAGCTGAGCAGCGTTCATTCTCAGGTCCTGACGTTCTTGATCGCCGGACAGGACACCACCTCCACAGTGATGCCGACGGCGCTCTACAGCCTGGTCAAAAACCCTGCCGTGCTTCACCGGGCTCAGGCCGAGGTGGACGCGCTGTTCGGGCCAGGAGACGAGCACACCCCCACGTTCGACGAAATCGGCAAGCTCCGCTACATCCGTCAAATCGTGGACGAGACACTCAGGCTTTCGCCCCCGGTCCGTGAATTCGACCGAATGGCAACAGAAGACACCCTGCTCGCCGGGCGCTACCCGGTGCGCAAGGGTGAAGTCGTCACTGTCCTCACGACCGCGCTGCACCGTCAGCCGGAATGGGGCGACAACGTGGAGACTTTCGACCCAGACCGGTTCTCGCCGGAACGATCTGCCAAGCGACCGGTGAACCTGTTCAAACCTTTCGGCACCGGAGCCCGATCCTGCATCGGACGGCAGTTCGCGCTGCACGAGGCGACGATGGCCCTAGCGACACTGGTACACAGATACCGCTTCATCGATTCCGAGCACTACCAGTTGCGAACCCATAGTGATCTCATCAGGAAACCGGTGGGCTTTCGGATGAGCGTGGCACGACGCACTTCCCAAGACCGCCAGCATGAATCGGCAGCCGCGACCACCGTCACACAGCAGGAGTCGCCGCTACCGTCGGTCACCGCCGCACCGGGATCCGCGCTGACCGTCTTTCATGGCTCAAACCTGGGTACCTGTCGAGCACTGGCACACCAACTGGCCGAGGAAGCTTCCGATCTCGGCTACCAGACGACTGTCGCCCCGCTGAACGAAGCGACACACGCGCTGCCCAGCGAGGGCGCCATGGTCGTCGTCGCCTCCTCATACAACGGTCAACCGACTGACGATGCCCGGCAGTTTCTCACCTGGCTCGATGGCGCAGAAGCACGCGCGGACGGCACACTGCGCTACGCGGTACTCGGCGTCGGGGACCGGAACTGGGCCGAGACGTACCAGGCGGTGCCTCGAAAAATCGATGAACGCCTCGCCACGCTCGGTGGCACGCCAATTGTTTCCCGTTGCGAGGCAGACACTTCCGGTGATTTCGCAGGCAGCGTCGAGTCCTTCTCGCAAGCACTCTGGACTTCGTTGGGCACAGTTGCCGGTGCGGATACCCCCACCGGCACCCTCGAGGGTCCCCTCTACGAACTCCGCGCCATCGACGGGCCGGTGACGGCGGCGATCGATGCCCGGTTCGAGGTGATACCCATGACCGTTCTGGAGAACCGGGAATTGGTCGGCGCCAACAACCCACTGGGACAGGCCAAGCGCCTGGTACGTGTGGCATTGCCCGCCAACGTCGAGTACCACACCGGGGACCACCTCACCGTCCTCGCCGACAACCAGCCTGAAGTCGTGGACAAAGCCGGAGAGTCACTCGGCCTCATCTTGGACCGGCGCATCTCCATCAACGCCCGGCGCAACAGCCGCCGGGCCATTGCGCTGGACCGCGAAGTAAGCGTGCGCGAGCTACTGACCCACTTCCTCGAATTGCGTAAGCCGGCCACCAGAACGCAGCTACTCCGGTTGGCCGCGGCGAACCCCTGCCCACCTGAGCGATCCGCACTGGAGGCGCTCGCCGAGCATCCGGAGACGCGCTCGCTCGGTATCGCGGGGTGTCTCATGGAGTTTCCCGCCACCACACTGTCTCGCGCCGAACTTCTTGAATTGTTCGAGCCGATGACGCCACGGCACTACTCGATAGCGTCCTCGGCCCGGCAGAGCCCGGGGATCGTCGAGCTGGTGGTCAGCGTGCTCGATGCTCCCGCCCGATCCGGGTTCGGAGATTATCAAGGAGTGGCCTCCAACTATCTCGCCAACATCGCACCAGGACAACAGATCCGGGCACGGGTCGACCAGGCCCGGCAGGCGTTTCGTGCCGGGGCCGACCCCGCCCGCAATGTCATCTTGGTCAGTGCCGGTACCGGGGTCGCACCGTTCCGGGGATTTGTCGGTGACCGGCTGGCCGCACAGCGCGCCGGCGAGCCGTATGCTCCGGCACTCTGCTTCTTCGGCGTCCGGCATCCGGAAGTCGACTATCTGTTCCGGGACGAGTTCGCGGCCGCCGAACAGTCGGGCGTGGTCCACATGCGCCCGGCGTTCTCTCGCGCATCCGAGAACGGCATCAAGTATGTACAAGACCGGATTGCCGCCGACGCGGACGACGTCTGGGATCTGCTCGGCGACCCGGCCAAACACACGCATGTGTATGTCTGTGGCGACGGCGGCAAGATGGCCCCAGCCGTCCGAGAGGCATTCTTGGATATCTATCGAAAGCACACCGGCGCCACCGAACCTCAGGCGCGGAACTGGCTTACCGGCCTGGTGGAGGCCGATCGCTACGTGGAGGACGTCTGGACGGAGTGAGGCTTACGGTCCCGCGCCGCGAAGCCCGGCCTCAGCGGCACGTAGTGTTTCTTGAAGGTCCCTGATTCTTCAAGCGGGAGTGAACCGATGCGCAGACGCACCTTTCTCCGTTCCAGCTCCGTGGCATTGCCTGCCGTCGCGCTGGGCCTCTCGACAGCCGGGAGTGCCACTGCCGACGTTCGCCCCACCGGGTCAATTGCCTACCCGTTCAGCACCATTGAAGTGCCTGCGAAAAGCGCGCCGTGGACCCTGGAAACGGACCGCGCCGTGCTGCTGGTCCACGATATGCAGCATTACTTCGTGAAGGCATATGCGCCACAAGCCGATCCCATCGCCACCGTGCTGAAGAACATTAAGAGCCTGCTTGACGTCGCGCACGCCCACGGTGTGCCCGTGCTCTACTCAGCGCAGCCCGGCGGCATGACACCGGAGCAGCGCGGACTCTTCGGTCAGCTCTATGGGCCGGGCATGCCAGACGACGACGCCGAGCGCGCGATTGTCGATCCCATAGCGCCGATGACGACAGATACCGTGCTGACGAAATGGAAGTACAGCGAGTTCTTCCGCTCTGAACTTCTGGACATTCTGCGTAACACCAACCGCGATCAGCTGATCATCGTCGGCGTCTACGCCTTCTCCGGAATCACCGTGACATCCGCCGACGCGGTCCAGAACGACATTCAGGCATTCGTCGTCTCCGATGCCGTGGCGGACTACACCGCTACGGGGCACAACCAGGCACTCGCCTGGTGCGCGGAGCGGACCGCCAAAATACTGACCACCCGGTCAGCGATAGCGGCACTTGATAACTCGTAACAGCTGACGGCACGACAAAGGCCGCTTGCGTCACACGCAAGCGGCCTTATGTCTTGTGCCTAGACCAGCGCGGGCACGGTGGCCAGCGCCTGGGCGACGCCCGAGACGATCGCCGCGATCTTGAGCGCCTCGAGAATCTGCTCGCGGGTCAATCCGGCCTCACGCAGCACCTTCTCGTGCGAGCCGACGCAGAAGTGACAGCCGTTGATGGTCGACACCGCGAAGGACCACAATTCGAACTCCGCCTTGTCGACGCCGGGATTACCGATGATGTTCATCCGCAGACCCGGGCGCAGGTCGTCATAGGCGCCGTCGAGGAAGCCCCGCCCGCGGTAGAACACGTTGGTCATCGCCATGATCGAGGCCGCGCCGAGTGCGGCATCCAGCGCCTCGGGCGACAGCACGGTGGCAGCCTCTTCGCGAATCTCCTTGAACACCTGGTCGTTCCGGGTAGCCGCCGCTGTCGCGACGAGAGTGCCCCAAAGCTGGGCCGGCGACAGTACGGTGCCACGGGCGACCGTACCCAGGTTGAGCTTGAGATCCTTGGCGTACTCGGGCAGCGCCTCTTTCAGGTTGTCAACACCCATGTCAGACGCCCGCGCTCATCAGCTCGCCCGCATCGATCGTCGGGTCACCCTTGCGCCAGTTGCAGGCGCACAGCTCATCGGACTGCAGCGCGTCGAGCACGCGGAGCACCTCGTCGACGTTGCGGCCCACCGAACCCGCGGTGACGGAGACGAACTGAATGATGTTGTCGGGGTCGACGATGAAGGTGGCGCGGTCGGCCACACCATCGGAGTTCAGTACGCCGGACGCCTCGGCCAGCTCACGCTTGAGATCGCTGAGGATCGGGAACGGCAGGGTCTTGAGGTCCTCATGCTGTGCCCGCCACTGGAAGTGCACGAACTCGTTGTCCACCGACGCACCCAGCACCTGGGTGTCGCGATCGGCGAACTCGTCGTTCAGACGGCCAAAGGCAGCGATCTCGGTCGGGCACACGAAGGTGAAATCCTTCGGCCAGAAGAAGATCACACGCCACTTGCCGGGGTGGTCGTCGCTGGTGACGGTGGTGAAGTAGTCGTCAGGCTGCTGGGCGTTCACCTTCGACAGATCGCCGCCGATGACCGCAGTCAGGTTGTAGGCCGGGAATTCATCGCCGATGGTCCGCAGAGTCACGATTCTCCTTCACGTATTCGCTGAATGCTTACTGGCACCATCGTGCCGGAAATCTTTCAAAAACAAAACGTGATTGTTGGCACTATATTGATAGGTATGTCCGATCGTAGTTATCAGCCGGCGCTGGTCGGCCTGCGTGCTTTCGTGGCTATCGCACGAAAGCGGCACTTCGGAAGCGCCGCCGCCGAGCTCGGCGTGAGTCAGCCCTCGCTGTCACAGGCCCTGTCCATGCTCGAAGAGGGGCTGGGTGTGCGGCTCGTCGAGCGCAACACCCGCAAGGTGCTGCTCACTCCGGAGGGCGAGGCGCTACTGGAGAAGGCCACCAGCGCGCTGGATGCGGTTGACGAATTTACCTCGGCTGCAAGCGGGGTACGCGATCCGTTTGCGCAGACGCTGCGACTCGGCTTGATTCCCACGGTGGCCCCCTATGTGCTGCCCATGGTGCTCAGCGGACTGTCCCGTGAGTTCCCGGAGATGTCCTTGCGGGTCACCGAGGACCAGACCGGACGGCTGCTGCGATCCCTGGCCGATGGGTCCCTGGATGTGGCAGTCATGGCGCTGCCCGCGCAAACTCCCGGTATGGCGGAGATTCCCATGTACCGGGAAGATTTCGTTCTCGCCCTGCCGTCCGGACATCCGCTTGCCGGCAGCACGAAGGTCGAGCCCGCCGATCTAGCGGATATGCCGCTGTTGTTGCTGGACGAGGGACATTGCCTGCGCGATCAGGCTCTGGAGGTATGCCAACTCGCGGGCGTGCGGCCCGATCTCGGACACACCCGCGCGGCCTCGCTGGCCACCGCCGTGCAGTGTGTCGAGGGAGGCCTCGGCGTCACGCTCATCCCGGGCACCGCCGTCACGGCCGAGACCGCCAGCGGCGGCCTGGCCACCGCCACCTTCGCGGCGCCGGTACCGGGTCGGCGGATCGGCTTGGTGTACCGCGCGATCAGCGGCCGGGACGACGCCTACCGACGGCTGGCCGAGCTGCTGACCCAACTTGTCGCGGCCGTGCACCCGGTCTTGGCCGAGGCCGTCTAACGCCAGCGGGCGAGGATTTCCTCTGCCCGGGCCGAGAGTGCGCGCTGCAGAAACGGCCCGAAACTGATCCGCCCGACGCCCAATGGACCAAACGAGGCCGGATCGTCCACATCGGGCAGCGCGATCGCGTTCACCGGAAGCGGCAGCTCAGATGTCAAGCGTCGCTGCACATCCGGATCATGGCGGCCTACCGGGTACAGCGAGTCGGCACCCGCCTCGGCGGCGAGCGTGAGCCGCGCGATGGCCCGATCCACCCGGTCCGACTCGTCTCCGATTTGGCGAAGGAGAAGGTCAGTACGCGCATTGATAACCACCGGCACGCCCGACTCATCGGCCGCAACCCGCAGTGCCCCAACAAGATCGGCATGTTCCTGCGGCTCACGAATCCGGCCGCCTTCGCTATGCACCGAGTCCTCGATGTTCAGACCGACCGCACCCGCCTCGATCAGTCCCTCAATGAGCCGCCGTGGCGTCTGCGCATAGCCGGACTCGATATCCACGGACACCGGCAGGTCCACCGCGGCGGTGATCTGCGAGACCCGCGCCACCACATCCTCAAACGACATGCCCTCCGCATCGGCCTTGCCCACCGAATCGGCGAGCGGATGCGAGCCCACCGTCAACGCCGCGAAACCGGCATCGGCGGCGAGCTTCGCGGACCACGCATCCCACACCGTCGGCAGGAAGACCGGGTCACCCGGCACATGAAGTGACTTCAGTAGAGCGGCCTTGGCGGCGAGATCACCGGAGGTGTTGGTCATGCCTACATCCAACCCCGTCCCGCGCGGATTTACTCCACCGATGCACCCGCAGAGCCGCGGCGCGCCATGAGGCGCGCGACCGCATCGTGCATGTGCTCCTCGATCAATCGATACGCAGCAGGTGCATCACCGGCGCCGATCGCCGCGCACAGGACCTCATGCTCACGGACTTGTTCCGTCAGGTCGGGGTAGGCGCCCTGCAGTTCTCCCAGCAGCATCCGGGTCTCCAGCAGCAGGGTGCGCATGGCGCGGCGCAGCCGGGGGCTTCCCGAGGAGTCCACCAGCACCTCGTGAAAGTCCTGATCGGCGTCGGTCACCGCGACGATGTCGCCGCGGACGGCTGCTTCGGTCATCACCGCCACCGGCACGAGTAGCCGCCGGTAGGCGGTGACGGTGTCGCCGGACATGATGCATTCCAACGCCGCTCGTTCGATGGCCGCCCGCGACCGGTAGACATCATGGACGTCTTCATCGGTCAGCTCGATGACGAAGATGCCGCGGTTGCGCTCGCTGCGCAGCAGACCCTCCGATACCAGGCGCTGCATGGCTTCGCGTAGTGGTCCACGGGAGACCGCGAACTGCGCGGCCAATGACGCCTCCCCCAGCTGGGCTCCGGGCGCCAGCACACCGCGCATGATCGCGATGCGCAACCGCTCGGCGATCAGTTCCGCGGTGGATTGGCGCTCCAGCGGCGCGAACTCCTCAGGTACCAGCGTCGTCATGTCGTCTCCTGAAAAGCCGCCCTAGGCCGAAGACCGGCACCTCCGGGACTGGATGTCGCCGGCCCTGCGGCTCCGTGATTAATCGCAAACCTTCCCACACCGTCACCTGGTTGGCGGTCAATACCACCTTGTCCAGCCGAGATTCGAGCCGCTCGACGTGCGCGACGGTGTGCATGGCGGTGTCGGGAATCAACAGCGCCTCGGCGTCTGGATGGTCGTGGGCATCTGCCAGCTCGTCGACCTGGCTCGCGGTAAGCCTGCCCACCTCTGCCGCCGTGTCGATGCCCGCCTCACCCATCGACACGACCTGAATATCGTGCGCGGCCAGAAATGCGACGAACAGCTCGGCGATATCGCGCGGGTAGCTCGCAGCCACCGCCACTTTCGAGATTCCGAGCGCTACGGCGGCGTTGACGAAGGCGAAGGAGGTGCTCGACGCCGGAGTACCACTGGATTCGGACAGGAGCGCCACTTGATTCGCCGCGCCCTGCGGACCGTAGACAAAGCTGCCCGAGGTGCACGCCCACACCACAGCACTCGGTTCATGAGGGCGCAGCAGTCGAGCACCCTCGGCGAGCTTCTCCGGACTGCCCAGATCGAGCAGTTCGGGCACCGCATGCAGATCGGTGCCGTAGATGTGCACGACGGGGAAGTTCATGTCCAGCTGGCGCGCCACCAGGGGGTAGTCCGACTCGGCCGCGTGATCGGGGTAGATGAATCCCACCGTCGGACGCGTATTACTCACTCGAACCTCCTCCGAAGACATCGCGGAGCCACTTACCGGGCCCCATCATGGGAAGACTCATCCGGTCCAGACAGGCCCAGATGGTCAGTTGGTTAGCCGTCAATACCGGCTTACCGAGTAGCCGTTCCAGCGGCTCGATCACGTCATAGGTGCGCAGGTTGGTACAGCTGACAAAGATCGCTTCGGCATCATCGGTGTCGGCAGCGAGAATCCGCTCGGCGACAGTGCGGTAGTTGACCTTCCAGATGCCCCCGCCCAGGCCCAGATGATCTGTCCGCACCACCGTTACACCCAACTCCCCCAGGAACTTCGCGAGCAGCTCGGTCAGCTCGGCGTCGTAGGGAGTGATGACGCTGATCCGGCCGATACCCAAGGCGGTCACGGCCTCCGCCAGCGCGCCCGAGGTGGTGACGGCAGACTTGGCGCCGGTCGCCATGATGGCCTCAACCAGCGACCGCTCGTGTTCGACACCGCGAATGAAGCTGCCCGAAGTACACAGATATGCAACGACTTCCGGCTCGACGTGCAGGACGTCGCGGGTGGCCGCCTGCAGGTGAGCGGTATTGGAGACCAACTCGGCCATGGCCCTGCTCACCGGTACCGGCTCATAGGGAGTACGGGCCAGATGCAGTGACACCTCGGCCGGAACCCAGCGCCACAGCTCACGTTCCAGCGCAAGGTCGAAAGGCGCAATGATGCCGATGCCACGCTGATCAGCCGACTCCGAGAAATCGGGAAGAGACGAGAAATCCACCGGCAAGACCTAACACTCGCAGCATCGCTCCGCGCTCCGAGCGATCACTCAGATTGTTGACAATCATACGATATCTCCATACCGTGTCAACGTGAGCGCGCGCCCGATTGTCGCGGATGAGCAGCTTGCGCGAAGACCAGTGGTGGCCGTGCAGCACTCACCTAGTTCGGTACCGGACCGACTCGACCCCGTGGCCGCGTCCGCCGAGGTACGACTGGTGGAATCGGACCAACTCGCCACGGTGCTGCCCGGAGCCGAGATCCTCTTCGTCTACGACTTTCGTTCCTCGGCGCTGCGCGAAACATGGTCCGCCGCAGATTCATTGCGCTGGGTACAGATCGCGGCCACGGGTGCCGATCCGGTGCTGTTCGATGAACTCGTCGAGAGCGACGTGGTACTCACCAACTCTCGCGGTCTGTTCGAGCGCCCCATCGCCGAGTACGTGCTGGCGCAGATCCTGGCCTTCGCCAAGGATATTCGCCGTTCCACACGCGCCCAGGCCGCGCTGAGCTGGCGCCATTTCGAATCAGAATCCATCGAAGGTGTGCCCGTAGCGGTACTCGGTACCGGACCGATCGGCCAGGCCATCGCCGCCCTACTGGACGCGGTGGGCATGCGAGTCACCGTTCTCGGCAGAACCGAATCCGCCGAGTTGTCTTCCCATGTCGCCGATGTCGAGTATCTGGTGCTCGCTGCTCCGCTTACCGCGCGCACGCACGGGATTGTCAACGCGCGCGTGCTCTCGGCGATGCCAACGACAGCCCGGCTGATCAATGTGGGCCGCGGCGAACTGGTGGGCACGTGGGATCTGGTATCCGCGCTGAATCAGGGAGCCATTGCCGGGGCCGCATTGGATGTCACCGATCCCGAGCCGCTGCCGGTGGGACATCCTTTGTGGCGCACGCCGAATACGTACATCACCCCGCATAACAGTGGCGATGTACACGGATGGACCGACCGTCTTCAGGACCAGTTTGTCGCCAACTTCGACCGCTATCTGCGAGGCGAGGAACTTCTGAATATCGTCGACAAGGACAGGATGCGCCGCAATGCATGAACCCACCGATCCCACCGAGATGACCGCGCTGGAGCTGGTGGCCGCGTACACCTCAGGTGAACTGTCTCCGGTGGAGGCGACAGCCGCGGTGTTGTCCAAAATCGCCCAAACCGACAGCGCCATCAATGCTTACTGCCTCGTCGACGAGGAAGCCGCCCTGGCAGCAGCCACACAATCCGAGGAGCGATGGCACGGCCACTACACCCGCGGACTACTCGACGGGGTCCCGATCTCCATCAAGGACGTCTTCCTGACCCAGAACTGGCCGACTCTGCGGGGCTCGGGCCTGGTCGATCCGGCCGGCCCGTGGGAGGCAGATAGCCCCGCTGTACATCGCATCCGGGCCGACGGCATGGTCATGGTCGGCAAGACCACCACGCCCGAGCTGGCTTGGAAGGGGGTTACCGATAGCCGTCAGCGCGGAATCACCCATAACCCGGCCGACCCGCGCCGCACGGCAGGCGGGTCTTCCGGCGGCAGCGCGGCTGCGGTGGCCGCCGGCATGGGCCCGATGTCCATCGGCACCGACGGTGGAGGCAGCATCCGGATACCCGCCAGCTTCTGCGGCGTAGTCGGTTTCAAACCCACGCACGGCCGGGTCCCGATGTACCCGATCAGCCCCTTCGGGCCGCTGGCACACGGTGGCCCGATAACTCGCACGGTGGAAGACGCTGCGCTGCTGATGGACATCATCAGCCTGCCGGACCATCGCGATCCCACCTCGCAGCCGCCCACCCTCACCACCTACCGCTCGCAGGTCTACCGGGATATGACCGGCCTGGATATCGCCTACTCACCCACGCTCGGCTACGTCGACGTCGATTCCGAGGTCGCCGAGCTGGTCGAAAACGCGGTGAACGCCCTTGACGAGGCCGGGCTGCCCGTGACCCACGCAGATCCGGGATTCTCCGATCCCATCGATGCCTTCGAAATCCTATGGGCTGCAGGGGCGGCCGCTAGCCTCAACAACTATGGCAGTCTCAGCGAGGTACGCGACGGAATAGATCCGGGGCTTGCCCAGATGTGGGACATCGGCCTCGGCGCCTCCGCCACCGAATATCTGGGAGCACGGAACGCCTGTGTACAACTGGGCGCCATCATGGGTGCATTCCACGAGATCCACAACGTGCTCATTACCCCGACCGTGCCGATCCCCGCGTTCCCGTTGGGTGCCGACGTCCCGCCGAACTCAGGGATGCGCTGGTGGGCACAGTGGACGCCATTCACATACCCGTTCAACATGACTCAGCAGCCAGCCCTGTCAATTCCGGTAGGCAGAACCTCGACGGGGCTGCCGGTCGGCATGCAGATCATCGGCCCGCGCCACAGCGACGACCTGGTGCTAGCGGTCGGCCATTTCGCCGAGCGGGTGCTGGCGGGTTAGTCCCTGACTAGGCCCGCGCGAAAGCCAACTGCTCGCCCTGAACGCCGGTGAGCCACAGATCCTGGCAGGCGGCCGCGATGTCGGCCAGACCCTCTTCGATGGTCGCGAAGACATTCCCGGGCACCCATCCGGCATCCCCGTTGATCAGCAGATTGTTCCGGCCATAGAAGATCGCCAGATCGGTGGCGCCCTGCGCCGAATGCGCTTCCGACCCCGGCTCGTATCCGTAGGCAGGGTTACCGATCTCCCATGGCTCGAACCCGAAGAAGCACACATCCCCGGGGATCGGGGTAATGGTTGGGTTCTCCCGGCCGGGCGCCGGCAGCAATGGCGGCAACAGGGTGTACACCTCGTTGCGCGCATATTTTGCGTGGTATGCCTGCCCCACGACCGGTAGTGAGTTCCACACCGTTTCACAAGTTCTCGGTGCCTCAGCGTCGAGCAGCCGGGCGCGGCAGGTGACGCCCCGTTTGGTCAGCGTGATGGATATGTAGCGATCCATCACAGCTCCGCCAACACGGTGCTCCAGATGCCCAGGGCATCGGATATCTGATCGGCCGTCACTACCAATGGTGGAATCATCCGCACCACATTCATATGTGGACCGCACATCAGCAGGAGCAGCCCCTTCTCGGCCGCTAATGCCTGGGCCCGGGCGGCGAGCTGGGCCGCAGGTCGGCCGTCCGCACTGAACTCCACACCTACCATCAACCCCAGGCCACGCACATCGCCATCAATCCCTCTCTCGGCAGCGATCTTTCGCGCACCGTCGAGAAGCTCCCGGCCCCGCGCCCGAGCGTTCTCGACGAGCCGTTCCTCGTCGATCACGTCGAGGGTCGCAAGCGCAGCCGCACAGGCAACGGCATTGGCGCCATAGGTGCCGCCCTGTGAACCGGGCCAGGCACGCCCCATCAGCTCGGCAGAGGCCGCGATACCTGAGATGGGGAATCCGCTGGCGATTCCCTTGGCCATCACCAGGATGTCTGGCGTCACGCCAAAGTGCTGGTGGCCGAAATACTCTCCGGTGCGGCCGAATCCGGTCTGCACCTCGTCAACCACCAGCAGGATGCCGTGCTGGTGAGCGCGTTCGGCGACGCCGTTGAGGAACTCGGTGTTGG
This window encodes:
- a CDS encoding maleate cis-trans isomerase, which translates into the protein MSNTRPTVGFIYPDHAAESDYPLVARQLDMNFPVVHIYGTDLHAVPELLDLGSPEKLAEGARLLRPHEPSAVVWACTSGSFVYGPQGAANQVALLSESSGTPASSTSFAFVNAAVALGISKVAVAASYPRDIAELFVAFLAAHDIQVVSMGEAGIDTAAEVGRLTASQVDELADAHDHPDAEALLIPDTAMHTVAHVERLESRLDKVVLTANQVTVWEGLRLITEPQGRRHPVPEVPVFGLGRLFRRRHDDAGT
- a CDS encoding amidase, yielding MHEPTDPTEMTALELVAAYTSGELSPVEATAAVLSKIAQTDSAINAYCLVDEEAALAAATQSEERWHGHYTRGLLDGVPISIKDVFLTQNWPTLRGSGLVDPAGPWEADSPAVHRIRADGMVMVGKTTTPELAWKGVTDSRQRGITHNPADPRRTAGGSSGGSAAAVAAGMGPMSIGTDGGGSIRIPASFCGVVGFKPTHGRVPMYPISPFGPLAHGGPITRTVEDAALLMDIISLPDHRDPTSQPPTLTTYRSQVYRDMTGLDIAYSPTLGYVDVDSEVAELVENAVNALDEAGLPVTHADPGFSDPIDAFEILWAAGAAASLNNYGSLSEVRDGIDPGLAQMWDIGLGASATEYLGARNACVQLGAIMGAFHEIHNVLITPTVPIPAFPLGADVPPNSGMRWWAQWTPFTYPFNMTQQPALSIPVGRTSTGLPVGMQIIGPRHSDDLVLAVGHFAERVLAG
- a CDS encoding DUF3830 family protein → MDRYISITLTKRGVTCRARLLDAEAPRTCETVWNSLPVVGQAYHAKYARNEVYTLLPPLLPAPGRENPTITPIPGDVCFFGFEPWEIGNPAYGYEPGSEAHSAQGATDLAIFYGRNNLLINGDAGWVPGNVFATIEEGLADIAAACQDLWLTGVQGEQLAFARA
- a CDS encoding D-2-hydroxyacid dehydrogenase; translation: MVAVQHSPSSVPDRLDPVAASAEVRLVESDQLATVLPGAEILFVYDFRSSALRETWSAADSLRWVQIAATGADPVLFDELVESDVVLTNSRGLFERPIAEYVLAQILAFAKDIRRSTRAQAALSWRHFESESIEGVPVAVLGTGPIGQAIAALLDAVGMRVTVLGRTESAELSSHVADVEYLVLAAPLTARTHGIVNARVLSAMPTTARLINVGRGELVGTWDLVSALNQGAIAGAALDVTDPEPLPVGHPLWRTPNTYITPHNSGDVHGWTDRLQDQFVANFDRYLRGEELLNIVDKDRMRRNA
- a CDS encoding Asp/Glu/hydantoin racemase — protein: MDFSSLPDFSESADQRGIGIIAPFDLALERELWRWVPAEVSLHLARTPYEPVPVSRAMAELVSNTAHLQAATRDVLHVEPEVVAYLCTSGSFIRGVEHERSLVEAIMATGAKSAVTTSGALAEAVTALGIGRISVITPYDAELTELLAKFLGELGVTVVRTDHLGLGGGIWKVNYRTVAERILAADTDDAEAIFVSCTNLRTYDVIEPLERLLGKPVLTANQLTIWACLDRMSLPMMGPGKWLRDVFGGGSSE